CAATATCGCTCATATCAAGCTCTGCTGTGTATGGTGCACGTTCTATTAATGAACCATCTAATTTTGTAATTTCCACACTAGCCTTGTGTACAATTACGACCTCTTTATCATGAAGCTCAATGTATTGATCTGTTACTTGTAGCATCGCCATTGCATCAGAAGCTACAACATTGAAGCCCTCACCAACTCCAACTAATAGAGGTGATTTATTTTTTGCTACAAAAATTGTATCTGCCGCTTCCGCATCTAATAGTGCAAGTGCATATGAACCATGTAATAAAGATAAAGTTTTACGGAATGCCTCAGCTGTCGTTAAGCCTTCTTTTACAAATAACTCTACTAATTGCACAATGACCTCTGTATCTGTATCAGATTTCATGGGAATGCCTTTTAAATAAGTTTTTTGTAATAAATGATAGTTTTCAATAACCCCATTATGCACAAGTGTAAAACGTCCTGATGCACTTTGATGAGGGTGAGCATTTAAACGATTTGGCACACCATGCGTTGCCCAACGTGTATGACCAATCCCAATTTTAGCTGTAATTTCTTCGTCCACGGCCTCACGTAAGTCAGCAATACGTCCTTTTTCTTTAAAAACCGTTACGCCTTCTTCATTACGTACAGCAATACCTGCTGAGTCATAGCCACGGTATTCTAATTTCTCTAAACCTTTTAATAGGATTTCCTTTGCATCCGATTCACCAATATAACCTACAATTCCACACATAAAATTCATTTCCTCCGATATCGTCAATTTCATGCAATGACAAATTAGACCCCAGCCTATCGAATTTTTATGAATGTAAAAGTAATACTTCTTTTTCTTAGAAAAAAAGCATACAACTACATGCACCTTACCACTACTTACTCAGCTGACTGAAAAGTAGCCAATCGATACGTGAAGTTTCTCTATTTATCTTTGCTTTCACTAATACCTTTTCCATTTTCTGTACATTCAATCACTCGAATGCTTTCAAAATGAAAAATGACAATCGGGTATGTCGATCGGGAGGCATCCGCCGAATTTTCGATAAACCTCCACCTCGTCTGCTGAAGATTTCTCCGTCCAATTTCCTCAGCTCAGGCGCTATAATTGTTTTCCGATTTAACGCTCTCTTTCCTCCTTCTGCGTTCGTTAAAGGATAAGGTCGGACCTTATCTTCAACTTCTCCATCATACTCAATCATATGCTATCCGTCAAATTATCGTTATAAAAATATCTCCCTTCACCCCTTTATATTGACAATAATGAGACAACTATTAAAAATTTACTAGTTAATCAGAGCAAGCTGTTGATTTAAATGAAAGCTTCCAGCAATAGTACGAAACTCATGACAATTCGGATTATGCATTGGCTGTTTAGTAAGGCATGGTGATGGATAAGACATATCTTTGTAGAGGATTGTTTTATTTTTTAATTGCGGGGATTGGTATTATTAAATGTCTGGAACTTAAAAATGAATATCAAAATAAGGAAATATTCATTTTTCCTTATTTTGATAGTTTACCTCTTTTTTATCGCCCTTTATGTTCAAGTAATTTCACAATTTCTCGGTTAAATGCTGGCAAGTCATCTGGTGTACGACTTGTGACTAATTGTTTCTGACAAACAAATACCTCCTCATCATGAAATTTAGCACCAGCATTTTCTATATCTACACGAATCGATTTATAGCCAGTTGCATCGCGGCCGTTTAAAGTCTTAGCCGTAATGAGTAATTGAGGTCCATGACAAATAGCAAACGTTGGCTTCATATCATCCATAAATTTCTTTACAAAAGCAACCACACGATCATCTGCACGTAATATATCGGGAGAAAATCCACCTGGAATAAACAGTGCATCAAACTCAGCAGCCTTCACCTCGTCAATTGCTTTATCTATTTGTACTTTCTTCCCATGCTTGCCCTGTACGTCTTTCCCAGACTTCGTATCAATTGTTACTAGTTCATGACCTGCTGCTTCCAACGCCTCTTTTGGACTTGTATATTCTATATCCTCGAACATATCAGTAATGACAGTAGCAATTTTAGCCATATTCATCAAACACTCCTTGTTTTTGTGATTCTGTACTAATATTCCCAATCCCATTACTTTCAAACATTCTATTTAGGTACGTATGTTTCATAGAAAAAACTCGATTTCCATTAAAGGAAATCGAGTTTGACTGATTCTTATTCTGTTAGACCCATTTCAGCGCGGACGACATCAGCAATGCGCTCTACATAACGTGAACAGTCTGCCTCTGTTGCAGCTTCCACCATTACGCGTACAAGTGGCTCTGTACCAGAAGGACGAACTAATACGCGGCCGTTGCCTGCCATTTCCGCTTCAACCTCAGCAATGACAGATGCAACCTTAGCATTCTCTGTTACTGCATGCTTGTCAGTTACACGAACATTTACTAAACGCTGAGGGAAAATTTTCATTTCAGATGCTAACTCAGATAGTTTTTTTCCAGTCGCTTTCATAATATTCACTAGCTGAATACCTGTTAGTAAGCCGTCACCCGTTGTATTATAGTCAAGGAAAACGATATGCCCTGACTGCTCGCCACCTAAGTTATATTCATTGGCACGCATTTCTTCCACAACATATCGATCACCAACTGCTGTTTGAACACTTTTCATACTATTGCTTTCTACAGCTTTGTAGAAGCCCATATTGCTCATTACCGTTGATACGATTGTTTGTTTTTTCAAGCGTCCCACTGCATTTAAATGCTTACCGATGATGAACATAATTTGATCACCATCTACAATTTTGCCATTTTCATCAACCGCGATCAGACGATCACCATCGCCATCGAATGCTAGGCCAACATCTGCATCTTTTTCAGTGACAAATTTAGCTAGTCCTTCTGGATGTGTAGATCCTACACCATCATTAATATTTAGACCTGTTGGTGAAGCACCCATTGTTGAAATATCCGCTTCCAGATCAGCAAATAAATGTGTAGCAAGGGAAGATGTAGCACCGTGTGCACAGTCTAATGCTACATGTATGCCATCAAACTCTTCATCTACAGTTTGTTTTAAGTATTGAATATATTTTTGTCCACCCTCGAAGTAGTCACTTACGGAACCTAAATCTGCCCCTATTGGACGTGGCAATGTATCTTCTTGTGCATCAAGTAATGCTTCAATTTCATCCTCTTGCGCATCTGTTAGTTTAAAACCATCTGGACCGAAAAATTTAATGCCATTATCTGCAACTGGGTTATGTGAAGCTGAAATCATGACGCCTGCATTTGCACTCAGAATTCTCGTAAGGTAAGCCACACCTGGAGTTGAAATAACTCCTAAACGCATCACCTCTACACCGATTGATAAAAGGCCAGCCACAAGTGCACCTTCTAGCATTTCACCTGAGATACGTGTATCACGACCAATTAAAACCTTGGGACGGTCAGTTGCATCCTTTGTTAAAATATAGCCCCCTACTCGGCCAAGTTTAAATGCGAATTCCGGTGTTAACTCACTGTTCGCGACACCACGGACGCCATCTGTTCCAAAATATTTACCCATTTTGATTATTCTCTCCTTCAATGCATGTCGGTGATCAGTTCATCCATGTGACAAAAAGATCGCCCATCTGCTTACTTTTGGAAAAGTCAATTTTCGTTTATTCACTGGTAACTATTAATTAAATTTCTATGCTTATTATCTGAATTTGAACAAGTCTCTATATTTTATAAGCAACTTCTAAAAATGCAAAGAATAAACATAGAGTATTTCGATTTAGCTTGAGTATCTATTATCGTTCGTGCTTTTTCTTATCCGAGAAAGAATACTCTACCGATAGAGAATGAATCTCTACTGAATCAAAATAAAATTATAGTCAGTTATTGTTTAAGAATCAATATCTTCTGTTTTCTCAGTAGGAGTATTTTCATCAGAAGGTGTGGTATTTGGTTCCTCAGTAGGAGGTGAAGGTGGAGGAGTAGAAGTTGTTGGTGTTGTTTTCTCCTGCTCTACCTTTGTAATATCTGCCTTTATTTTAATTTTTGAGTCAGATATTTTTGTCACGCCTTCGGGTAATTTTACATCATATTCATACGTTTTAGATTCTGTAATTTTTGACAAATCCACTTCTACAGGAATTCCATTTAAACTGTCTATAATTGATTTTCTTCCATACACTTTCACCATTTTTTGATTAAGTGTTAATTCATTAATGGTCACATCATCTGGCGCTTTTCCAATTTCCTTCATAACAACAGGGAGTTCCTTACTATATTCTGCTATATCAACTTTTACTTTCACAGTCTCTGGTTCTATTGTCACGTCTAATTTATTTAAATCACGATCTAACACTTTAACAGCTGCTACCTGAGAGAATGGTTCCGTTAAACCTTGCTCGCCTGTTACAGTAGCTTTGACATAACTAATGTTTTCAATTGCACTTTTTGCACCTGTAACATATACGGTTGCTGGCTTAGCAGTCATTCCTTTTAAGATAAATCCTTCTTCGATTAAACGATTATTCATCTCAGGGTCAACACGAAATTCCTGTGTGACCTTTTCTTCAATATTTACATTTACCATTGCTGGGTCTAAAGTAACCTGTAATTTATTAGAAATGTTTTCGTACTGCAGCCTAACATTATGCTTTCCTATTAGCAAGTTACTTAAATCCACAAATACCGAGAAATCTTTTGCTGCCTTTGCCTGTAAAACAAGTTGCATTGGGCCTTTTATTGTCACATCAACAGTTTTCGGCAGACCTGTAACAATAAGATTCTCATTGTCATAAAAAACATCGACAGGCACATCGCGAATTACATCTGTTTGCTCATTGGAGGTTGTTTTATTTGAAGAAGTTAGCTCCGTACGAACAGAGAAAAAGAGCAAACAGGCAAGAAATAGTGCGATGATTCGTAACACCCATGGACTATCCATCATTTTATCCATTCTTTTTCCCCCTCCAAGTCAACTTAGAGGCTGCATTTGATTCTTGTGCTGTTCCAAACCACATATTACGTAACAGTGTTTCAAATTCCTCTAGAGAAAGATTTCGGTGTAGATTGCCATTTAGTGTAATACTAATAGCACCAGTTTCTTCTGATACAACAATCGTTATCGCATCTGTCACTTCACTTAGACCAAGTGCGGCACGGTGGCGTGTCCCAAGCTCCTTTGAAATAAACGGACTTTCAGATAGTGGTAAGTAACAAGCTGCTGCAGTTACTTTATCCTTCTGTATAATAACGGCCCCATCATGAAGTGGTGTATTAGGTATGAAAATGTTAATAAGTAATTCAGAAGAGATTGCGGCATTTAGACCAATGCCTGTCTCAATATATTCATTTAAACCTGTTTCCTTTTCAATAGAAATTAACGCCCCTATACGTCGTTTTGCCATATAACTAACAGATTTTTTCATGGCCTCAATTAGCCTTGTTTGTTCTTCCTCGACCTGGCTGGTAGAGCGTTGGAATAGCTTACCTCGACCGATTTGTTCAAGACCACGTCTGATTTCCGGTTGGAAAATGATAATTATCGCTAAGAAACCAAACTCGATGACTTGATTGAGCATCCAGCCTAACGTTTCTAACCCTAAAAAG
This genomic stretch from Lysinibacillus pakistanensis harbors:
- a CDS encoding CdaR family protein produces the protein MDKMMDSPWVLRIIALFLACLLFFSVRTELTSSNKTTSNEQTDVIRDVPVDVFYDNENLIVTGLPKTVDVTIKGPMQLVLQAKAAKDFSVFVDLSNLLIGKHNVRLQYENISNKLQVTLDPAMVNVNIEEKVTQEFRVDPEMNNRLIEEGFILKGMTAKPATVYVTGAKSAIENISYVKATVTGEQGLTEPFSQVAAVKVLDRDLNKLDVTIEPETVKVKVDIAEYSKELPVVMKEIGKAPDDVTINELTLNQKMVKVYGRKSIIDSLNGIPVEVDLSKITESKTYEYDVKLPEGVTKISDSKIKIKADITKVEQEKTTPTTSTPPPSPPTEEPNTTPSDENTPTEKTEDIDS
- a CDS encoding type 1 glutamine amidotransferase domain-containing protein, which encodes MAKIATVITDMFEDIEYTSPKEALEAAGHELVTIDTKSGKDVQGKHGKKVQIDKAIDEVKAAEFDALFIPGGFSPDILRADDRVVAFVKKFMDDMKPTFAICHGPQLLITAKTLNGRDATGYKSIRVDIENAGAKFHDEEVFVCQKQLVTSRTPDDLPAFNREIVKLLEHKGR
- the glmM gene encoding phosphoglucosamine mutase, with product MGKYFGTDGVRGVANSELTPEFAFKLGRVGGYILTKDATDRPKVLIGRDTRISGEMLEGALVAGLLSIGVEVMRLGVISTPGVAYLTRILSANAGVMISASHNPVADNGIKFFGPDGFKLTDAQEDEIEALLDAQEDTLPRPIGADLGSVSDYFEGGQKYIQYLKQTVDEEFDGIHVALDCAHGATSSLATHLFADLEADISTMGASPTGLNINDGVGSTHPEGLAKFVTEKDADVGLAFDGDGDRLIAVDENGKIVDGDQIMFIIGKHLNAVGRLKKQTIVSTVMSNMGFYKAVESNSMKSVQTAVGDRYVVEEMRANEYNLGGEQSGHIVFLDYNTTGDGLLTGIQLVNIMKATGKKLSELASEMKIFPQRLVNVRVTDKHAVTENAKVASVIAEVEAEMAGNGRVLVRPSGTEPLVRVMVEAATEADCSRYVERIADVVRAEMGLTE
- the cdaA gene encoding diadenylate cyclase CdaA gives rise to the protein MQIIEHFADLTPVNIVINFLDVLLVWYVVYKILTLIKGTKAVQLLKGIFVIIIARIITDFLGLETLGWMLNQVIEFGFLAIIIIFQPEIRRGLEQIGRGKLFQRSTSQVEEEQTRLIEAMKKSVSYMAKRRIGALISIEKETGLNEYIETGIGLNAAISSELLINIFIPNTPLHDGAVIIQKDKVTAAACYLPLSESPFISKELGTRHRAALGLSEVTDAITIVVSEETGAISITLNGNLHRNLSLEEFETLLRNMWFGTAQESNAASKLTWRGKKNG